The Virgibacillus sp. SK37 region GGAGTACTGTGCCAAATCCAACAGACATGTTATTTGTCTGAAAGATAAGAAGAGGACGATATGACCTTATAACCCTCTTCTTATTATTGGAAGAGGGTTTTTTATGTTTTCACTATAAGTAAGGGATGGAGGTTTTCTAAACTTTAAACAAAGTAATTCGATTTGTTTTATAAGAAATATTTAAAAAGAGGAGGAGTGTATATGTCATCATATGGGTATTGGATGATAATCTTTGCAGTTGGGTATACCTTTGTACTAATTATTGCAGGGCAAATAGCGAAAAGACGAGTAAACCGACAAGATAGCTACTTTGTTGGTGGGAGAACTTTCAACAAGTGGATTGTGGCATTTTGTATTACAGGGTTATTTTCCGGATCTACGTATATTTCCATTTTGGAGTTATCGTATTTAAATGGCGTTTCAGCTATTTGGTATGGAGTGGCTGAAATTGTTCAAATTATTGTTATTGCTTTATTAATAATTCGATCCTTCCGTAAAAAAATGCTTATTACCATATCAGGGTTAATCGGTGATAAATATGGCAGGGCAGCTCGAGGAATGGCAGGTGCAATTACTGCTTTTGCTTTTCCAATGTGGTCTGTGGCGACAGCGATTGCTTTCGCGTCAGCTATGCACGTATTCACAGGCATCTCGCTGACATGGTCTGTAGCATTTACTGCCATCCTGTTGTTTGTATATTTACAAGGTGGAGGGATGTGGTCCATTGCTTTTACCCAAACAATGAACGGCGTGTTATTTTTACTTATGTTTATTGTGGGTATTGTAGCTTTTTTCATCAACCCTGGAATAGATGGATTACAAACACTAATGGTAGAATCTCCATCTATGTTTGCGTTTGATAGTGTTGGCTTACAGGTAATTGTCGCCTGGTTTGGTACATTTCTGGTAAATGTCATCTTGGCACAGGCTGCTTTTCAGATGGCGCTTTCCTGTAAAGAACCTGAAGAAGGACAGAAGGGATTAATGATTGCTGGTGTTCTAGCCGTTCCTTTTATCATTTGTGGTATTTTATTTGGAGTTGCGGCAGCCGTCGTTGTCCCAAATGCACAAACAGGCCTGATAGCCATTCCGCTTTATTTGATGGAAGTCCTTCCTGCACCATTAGTCGGCATTTTCTTTCTTGGTGTGTGGGGCTGTGCATTGAGCTGGGGAGCGCCGTGTCAATTTTCTGGTGCTACCAGCCTTGGGCGGGACGTAGGAGGTTCGTTGAATCCACGGGCCAATGAAGATCAGCTTGTTATTTATACGAAAGTTTCCCTACTTCTATTAACTGTATTAATGATTATCTTTGGTATGCTTCGTACAGAACAATCTGCATGGTGGAACGTGCTGGCATGGACCATCCGGAACAGTGCCACATTCGCTCCCGTTGTGGCAGCATTGTTCTGGCCTGTCGTAACAAAACGTGCCGTGTGGGCAGCGTTAATTACTGGCTTTATTAGTGGCTTGGCATGGTATTATTTAGGTGGATGGCAACCAAACGCATTTTATTTGAACATTCATCCTGTTTGGATTGGAAGTTCGATCAATGTGTTAACAATCAGTGTAGTTACATTACTTGATCCAAAAGCAAATTGGTATCTTCAGGTGGGAAAGCAGACGGGAAAAACATATGCTGCCATACTTAGTGGCTTTACCTTGCTAGCTGTAAACATTATCTATAGTGACAAATTGTATCAAAGCGGTCTGACAGGATTATTTGTATTCATCACTATCATCGCATTTTTTATTACAGCTATCAGATTAGTGCGACCAATTGAAGAAAAACAGTCAATCAAGGTGCGTGCAGTAGCAAAAGCTACACAATAATCAAGAACTGGGTTGTGTGTTTATAGAAGAAAGCTCTTTATCTTTTTGGGGTAGAGTGCTTTCTTTTTAATGTGGAATTGATGCCTAGTCCCTTATGTCAAAAGCCTCTATGGAAGGTAACCTCTCTCCGGCAGATAAACACTTCCGTCTGCTGGTAAAAATCAACCCTACCTCTACACCCTTACAACAAATAAAACATAAATAATAATAAATATTTATTGTAATTCGATAAAAAATAGATTAAAATCAAATTAACAATAATAGGAGAGGTGCTTTTATGAAACGAGAAACACTCTTTTTAAAAACAACTATAATTTTGATGGGGCTCCCTGTGCTTGCTTTATGCATATTTGCCGTGCCGGGAATTGCCAATTTCGCAGTGGAGTTGTATCCGGATATGGCCTATTTAAAATATCTTATATTTTTAGTCATGTATAGTGCAGCAATACCATTTTATTTTGCCTTATATCAGGCTTACAAACTGCTAAGCTATATTGATAAAAATAAAGCATTCTCGCAGTTTTCGGTAACCGCCTTAAAGAAGATAAAATATTGCGCGATTGCAATTAGTAGCATTTATGTAGTAGGCATGCCGCTCTTTTATCTTATCGGGGAAAAAGATGACGCACCAGGTGTTATTTTAATTGGAATGATCCTTATCTTTGCATCCTTTGTGATTGCCGTCTTTGCTGCTGTTCTACAAAAATTATTAAGAAATGCCATCGAAATAAAAACAGAAAATGATTTAACGGTCTGAGGTGAATGAAATGGCGATTATAATCAATATTGACGTGATGTTAGCAAAACGCAAAATGAGTGTTACCGAGCTTTCGGAACGAGTTGGAATAACAATGGCTAATCTTTCTATTTTAAAAAATGGCAAGGCAAAAGCAATTCGTGTTACTACCTTAGATGCGATTTGCAAAGCATTGGAATGTCAGCCTGGAGATATTTTGGAATACCGCGATGAGGAAGACGATGGATAAAAAAGTAAGGAAATGCAAAGGTAGGAGGAGAAGAGGATGAGTGGAGTAAAACAACTTTTTCGATTTGGATGGGAGCAGGCTTTATCCTGTTTGTTCCCCGTCGTTATATTTGCCTCACTGGCAATTACACAAATCATTTCTTTGTCCATCCTGCCACGGTATGACTGGCTGCTACTTATCTTTCTTCTTATGCAATGGCTGATGGTGCGTTCCGGACTTGAAACAAAAGACGAGCTAAAAGTAATTACCCTGTTCCATCTTATCGGGCTGACCTTGGAAATTTTTAAAGTGAATATGGGTTCCTGGGCGTATCCAGAGGAAGGATTCTCCAAAGTTTTTGGTGTCCCATTGTATAGTGGGTTCATGTATGCAAGTGTTGCTAGTTACCTCTGTCAGGCTTGGAGAAGGCTGGATGTTAAGCTAGTGAAATGGCCGTCTTTCTTAGTTGTTATGCCACTAGCAGCTGCGATCTATTTAAATTTTTTCACCCATCATTATTGGCTGGATATTCGCTGGTGGCTATCCATACTTGTAGTGATTGTTTTCTGGCGTACCTGGGTTACTTATAAGGTTGGTGGAAAGCTTTATCGTATGCCGCTTGCATTATCTTTTGTCCTCATTGGTTTCTTTATTTGGATTGCAGAAAACATTGCCACGTACTTCGGGGCATGGCAATATCCAAATCAGACGGAGGCATGGAGCCTCGTTCATCTTGGAAAAGTAAGCTCCTGGCTCTTGTTGGTTATTGTGAGTTTCTTGATTGTAGCAACATTAAAGCAGGTTAAGGATAGAAATACAGCTAATGTACGCATAGAAAAAAACGCTGCCTTACGAGCAAAGTTCATTAAATAGATGAAAATTCTAATAGAAAGGAGGAGGTAGGCTGTTTGTTTAAATTAAAATAGTGATAATTGAAAAGAAGGTGAATAGCAAAAATGCAATCAAAATATTCAATGACAATACATATTTTTTCTGGTCTTTTTCATATTTCCATTCCATAAATGAACGAATAGAATACAAGATAAGGAGATAACAAAGCATCCACTCTAGGACATACACACCACCAGTTAAAATAATTCCCAGTACAATAACTATTAATATGGTATACTCCAACACTTTATGGGTTATATTTACATGTTGAAACCGTACTCCTTCTCTATAAGCTATGTTATACTTTCTTCTCAAGCCCCATGTTGTAACAAATACATACACGATCGGTATACTTAGAAATAAAATAATCTCTTTCATCACGAAAACTCCCATATTTATTATTATAACGACAGTTTAACATTATGCTATTTGAACAAACGCCTGTTAAGAAACTTCATCTCACCTTAATCTTAGCACTATTTTCCAACTATATCACTTACCTTTCTGTACCAGATTCTATTGTAAAATTTCAGTTCTGCCAGCATTATAACCATGTTAAAATAAAAGAGGTTACTCATAAAAATTTAACTATTGAAGCCATGAAATGACAGGCGTTTAGAAGGTGTTGTGTATGCCAGATTGGTCTTATCATCCAATGAAAAAGTTAATATTAGATAAAATGTCTGCGAGAATAAGTCGCACGTTCATCCATCATTCCATGAGCTGCATTGCCTCTATACCAGGAGGAAAGCAACTCATTGGATTTCTAGGACATATGAAACCACCAGCCGAGCTGCAAAAGGTAATAAATAATACAGAATATCCTTCACCGATTGGGTTGTCTGGGCATATAGATCCAAATCTATCAGGCATGCTCGCTTTTCAGGAGCTTGGCTTTGGTTTTTTGGAAATTGGTCCGGTTGTGTTGAAAGAGCCTCTGGAACAAGAAGAACCTATTTGGGAAAATAACACCATTCAATTTTCTTATCAGTTGGAGAAAGTTCCTCTAAAGCTAGCAATTAAGAAGTTAACAAACCATCCTATAAGCAATCCCATAGTAGCCAGGTTGGATCGTGATGTAGGTAAAAGAGAATGGGACGTAATTGCGCAACAGTTGATTCCATTCGTAGATGCATTTATTTTGACTGAACAACAAATGAATGATTTTGTGAAGAAAGAGGATCAGTGGCCAGGCTGCGCTTTTTATATTGGATTACATGCAGATGAACTAAAAACTGGGATCACTCATCCACATGCAGATGGTATTGTGATCGATGCACCTAGTCGATTGAACGGTGGCTATTGGCATGAAAAGCAGCATACAAATGATTCCTTAATTCGAGCAGTTAAACAGATAAAATCGGAGCATTCCAACTGGACGGTAATAACGTCCGGTGGAGTCGAGACACCAGAAGAGGGATTGCAATTACATCAGGCTGGGGCTGATTTAGTGATGCTTTCCTCTGGCTATGTAAAAACAGGGCCAGGTTTACCAAAGCGTATCCATGAACGAATAGCTGCTGAGCGGGAGAAATCAACTCCAGATCAAGATCGAACTAGTCTTTGGTCTTTTTTCTTCGGGCTCTCTATTTTGTTTGGCGGGCTCATCGCTTTCTTTTTTGCATTAACACGTATTATTTTGCCCTATGATGAAACCTTTCTTGGACTCACAAGAGCGGAACTCTTGCAGGTTAACCCACGTATCTTAGCATTTATGTCCCATGACCGGATGGCGCTCGCTGGCACAATGATATCTGGTGGAATTTTGTATATTCAGCTTGCTAGAAATGGGATTAAAGCTAATATGCATTGGGCGAAGATTGCTTTTCATTCTGCAGCGATTATGGGATTTCTAGGTATTTTTCTGTTTATTGGTTTCGGCTATTTTGACTGGCTGCATGGTTTATTTTGGCTGATCTTATTGCCTGTGTATTTTCTTAGTCTTAAAGAGAGTAAAACGATCAAGGGAAGTCCGACTTCAAGACACGGTACAAACGATAGAGCTTGGAAGCTTGGATTATATGGGCAGCTGTTATTTGTGATGTTGGGTTTCTTGATTATCATTGGTGGGGTCGTTATTTCTACTATTGGCGTGACAAAGGTCTTTGTAGATACGGATTTAAGTTTTATTTGTATGACACCAGAGATGCTCGATCAGTTGAACAGTAATTTAATACCTGTGATCGCTCACGACAGAGCAGGGTTTGGCAGTGCGCTGGTGAGTGTTGGCTTGCTTGTTCTCATGCTTTCCTTATGGGGGTTCAGACAAGGAGCAAGCTGGATCTGGAATACCATCGCAATTGGTGCATTACCTGCATTTATAGCTGGGATTGGAACACATTTGTATATTGGATACACCGATTTCATCCATCTCCTACCAGTTTACTTCTTAGTACTTCTATATGTGGCAGGTTTGATATTATCTTATCCTTTTTTAAAACAGAAACTGAAGTAGAATAGAAGAATATGGATAGAGAGAAACAGTAACTTTCGGGAGTTACTGTTTTCTAGCCTCAAAATAAATATTGAGGTTTTCCAATGTTTCGCAAAATATATAGAATGCGAACTAACTTTGTTGGAATGTAAATGGACGTTTCAGAAGACACCCTTCGCTCTTGTGCTCGGAGGTGTGAAAGTAATCAACTAGTAGCCAGGTTATGAGTACTAATAAATGGTCTCAACACCCTCAGTAGATCATCTATCGTCATTGATTTCCATTGCAGATGAACGCTTTCCGCCGGCATGGCTTCAGCCGCTTCCTCCGCTACGCTCCGTGCAGGGTCTTCAGCTCATGCTATTCCGGCAGGAGTCGTCTCCTCCATTCCAATCAATTGGTATATGCTATTTATTAATTAAAAGCATTTAGTAACATAAAAAAATAATTCTTACCTTTAACCGCTTAGAAAAGTAAAACTTAGCGAAGGAAAAATACGGAGACTTCTGGGGGAGATGAGGCATAGGTGAGACCCCGGAATGCGTTTAGCATGAGGAGGCTCAGCAGCCGCCCCCGAAAAGCGCAGTGTTTTTCCGTAGCGGTGTTATTTAACCTTTTTGCATTAGGGAAAAAGTTTTTCTGGTTTACATTTTTTACCTACTTTGGGAAAAAGTTCACGAGATAACGTTTGCCCCCAATACTTGCAATGAAGTTTTCTCCTATTCTACTTTTGCTTTATCTGAATACAAAAAGCAATAAACTAATAGCGAAGAGAAGAAAAGCTACCTGTATCAGAATAAACCAGAAAAACTCGGATGAAGATAGTTTTCTTTGTTTCTTCGCTTTAGTCAAATGGCGTAAGTAAAAGGAAGAGCTTATAATAAGTATTATTAAACTAAGTGTGCGCAATATTTCTGCAAGTAAAAGCAAATATAAAACTCCTCAATAAAATTTTATCTGTAACCACTTTTTATCTGCTCAGATGTTTTTTTCGTATTTTTCGCATCAATCCATAAGCAATCATCGCTGCAAGTGACGCTGATAATATGGAGAGTAGAAGTGGACCAATACCATAAAGGGTTGTTTCACTTGAGAGAGTTGCACTTGACTCCCACGCTCCTTCTATATCAGGTGTATATAGGAAGGTTAAAAGCATACCAAATAGAATTTGTAACAAGAAAAATAAGGCCAAAAAACTGGCGCTAAAAATAATGAAATTTTTCAATGAGGTCACCTCTATAAAGTTGGTTCTGTTCATTACATATTTATGCTTTTTATGCTAGCAAAAGATGTCGCGCAGCTATTCATACCAAGTGCTTATCAAGCTTTTAATTCCATATGTTGATTTAAATGAGTGGTGCAGTTATATAGCGAGCAATTCCACTCTTCATGAATGTTTTTTAGTATAGTTACGGATGTATTCCCCATTTTTGTTTCGGTAAATTTCCCCGGAAATAAACCCTCTAGGGTGGAGCCAATTAACGCGCCATGACTGACAATTAATACGCGTTTATCTTGGTGTTTCACTGCTAAATCATTCAAGCAAGCTATTCCTCTTTTGGCAACAGCCTCCATTGGTTCCGCGCCTAAATCTAGCTCACGCCAGTTCTCACCCCACGTAGCCAGTCTTTCTGCTTCCGTTGTTCCTTGTATTTTTCCGAAATCCTTTTCACGGAGACGTTGATCATAATGATCGACAGGAACGTTTATTTTCTCCCCAATAATTCTGGCAGTTTCACTTGCTCTGGATAAATCACTGCTAATTATCACATCCCATGGTTCTACTAGGGCTAATCTTTCTCCAAGCTGAAGTGCTTGCTTTTTCCCTTCTTCATTTAAAGGGATGTCCGTTATTCCTTGTGCTTTACCAAGAACATTCCAATCTGTTATTCCGTGCCTTACCAAGCTGATTGTTGTCATGTGTAAACCTACTTTCTATAAATATACGTTTCTCTCTCTATTAAACCATAGACAGTTGAATAAGGCTTTTATGAGCTCATATCGCGTTCAAAA contains the following coding sequences:
- a CDS encoding DUF2975 domain-containing protein produces the protein MKRETLFLKTTIILMGLPVLALCIFAVPGIANFAVELYPDMAYLKYLIFLVMYSAAIPFYFALYQAYKLLSYIDKNKAFSQFSVTALKKIKYCAIAISSIYVVGMPLFYLIGEKDDAPGVILIGMILIFASFVIAVFAAVLQKLLRNAIEIKTENDLTV
- a CDS encoding sodium:solute symporter, with the protein product MSSYGYWMIIFAVGYTFVLIIAGQIAKRRVNRQDSYFVGGRTFNKWIVAFCITGLFSGSTYISILELSYLNGVSAIWYGVAEIVQIIVIALLIIRSFRKKMLITISGLIGDKYGRAARGMAGAITAFAFPMWSVATAIAFASAMHVFTGISLTWSVAFTAILLFVYLQGGGMWSIAFTQTMNGVLFLLMFIVGIVAFFINPGIDGLQTLMVESPSMFAFDSVGLQVIVAWFGTFLVNVILAQAAFQMALSCKEPEEGQKGLMIAGVLAVPFIICGILFGVAAAVVVPNAQTGLIAIPLYLMEVLPAPLVGIFFLGVWGCALSWGAPCQFSGATSLGRDVGGSLNPRANEDQLVIYTKVSLLLLTVLMIIFGMLRTEQSAWWNVLAWTIRNSATFAPVVAALFWPVVTKRAVWAALITGFISGLAWYYLGGWQPNAFYLNIHPVWIGSSINVLTISVVTLLDPKANWYLQVGKQTGKTYAAILSGFTLLAVNIIYSDKLYQSGLTGLFVFITIIAFFITAIRLVRPIEEKQSIKVRAVAKATQ
- a CDS encoding helix-turn-helix transcriptional regulator — protein: MAIIINIDVMLAKRKMSVTELSERVGITMANLSILKNGKAKAIRVTTLDAICKALECQPGDILEYRDEEDDG
- a CDS encoding DUF817 domain-containing protein; this encodes MSGVKQLFRFGWEQALSCLFPVVIFASLAITQIISLSILPRYDWLLLIFLLMQWLMVRSGLETKDELKVITLFHLIGLTLEIFKVNMGSWAYPEEGFSKVFGVPLYSGFMYASVASYLCQAWRRLDVKLVKWPSFLVVMPLAAAIYLNFFTHHYWLDIRWWLSILVVIVFWRTWVTYKVGGKLYRMPLALSFVLIGFFIWIAENIATYFGAWQYPNQTEAWSLVHLGKVSSWLLLVIVSFLIVATLKQVKDRNTANVRIEKNAALRAKFIK
- a CDS encoding histidine phosphatase family protein, whose protein sequence is MTTISLVRHGITDWNVLGKAQGITDIPLNEEGKKQALQLGERLALVEPWDVIISSDLSRASETARIIGEKINVPVDHYDQRLREKDFGKIQGTTEAERLATWGENWRELDLGAEPMEAVAKRGIACLNDLAVKHQDKRVLIVSHGALIGSTLEGLFPGKFTETKMGNTSVTILKNIHEEWNCSLYNCTTHLNQHMELKA
- a CDS encoding DUF4181 domain-containing protein, with the protein product MKEIILFLSIPIVYVFVTTWGLRRKYNIAYREGVRFQHVNITHKVLEYTILIVIVLGIILTGGVYVLEWMLCYLLILYSIRSFMEWKYEKDQKKYVLSLNILIAFLLFTFFSIITILI